A single genomic interval of Bradyrhizobium japonicum USDA 6 harbors:
- a CDS encoding DegT/DnrJ/EryC1/StrS family aminotransferase: protein MSTTQEGAMNQHLRSEPIPFIDVASQRRRLGASLDAAVKRVMDHCQFVNGPEVFELEKQLAAYCGAKHVIGCSNGTDALLMVLMAKNVGPGDAVLCPSFTFIATASPAARTGATPVYVDVDEATFNMSPESLKRGIAAARKAGLKPVAVIPVDLFGQPADHDAIAEIAKAEGMFIIDDAAQGFGASYKGRKLGTFGLATTTSFFPAKPLGCFGDGGAILTDDDELAATLRSIRVHGQGVDKYDNVRLGLTGRLDTMQAAILIEKLKIFDDEIAARNKVAERYARGLSNVVTVPRLAPGNTSVWAQYTIRLPEGTDRDGFAAALKAQGVPTAIYYGKSMHQQTAYKQYPVADGGLPGCESLSQDVISLPMHAYLTEADQERIIAAVRGAIAG from the coding sequence ATGTCGACCACTCAAGAAGGCGCCATGAACCAGCACCTGCGTTCCGAACCCATTCCCTTCATCGACGTTGCCTCGCAGCGGCGCCGGCTCGGCGCCTCGCTCGATGCCGCGGTCAAGCGCGTGATGGATCATTGCCAGTTCGTCAATGGACCCGAGGTCTTCGAACTCGAGAAGCAGCTTGCGGCCTATTGCGGCGCCAAGCACGTCATCGGCTGCTCCAACGGCACCGATGCGCTTCTGATGGTGCTGATGGCGAAGAATGTCGGGCCCGGCGATGCCGTGCTGTGTCCCTCCTTCACCTTCATTGCGACCGCCTCGCCGGCGGCACGTACCGGCGCGACGCCGGTTTATGTCGACGTCGATGAAGCCACCTTCAACATGAGCCCGGAGTCGCTCAAGCGCGGCATTGCGGCCGCGCGCAAGGCTGGCCTGAAGCCTGTCGCGGTCATTCCGGTCGATCTGTTCGGACAGCCTGCCGACCACGATGCCATCGCCGAGATCGCGAAGGCCGAAGGCATGTTCATCATCGATGACGCCGCACAAGGCTTTGGCGCAAGCTACAAGGGTCGCAAGCTCGGCACCTTCGGGCTCGCCACCACCACAAGCTTCTTCCCGGCAAAGCCGCTCGGCTGCTTCGGCGACGGCGGCGCGATCCTCACCGATGACGACGAGCTCGCCGCGACGCTCCGCAGCATCCGCGTGCACGGGCAGGGCGTCGACAAATACGACAACGTCCGCCTCGGCCTGACCGGCCGGCTCGACACCATGCAGGCCGCGATCCTGATCGAGAAGCTGAAGATTTTTGACGACGAGATCGCCGCCCGCAACAAGGTTGCGGAGCGCTACGCGCGCGGCCTGTCGAACGTGGTCACCGTGCCGCGGCTTGCGCCGGGCAATACTTCGGTCTGGGCGCAGTACACCATCCGTCTCCCTGAGGGCACCGACCGCGACGGCTTTGCCGCCGCGCTGAAGGCCCAGGGCGTGCCGACCGCGATCTATTACGGCAAGTCGATGCACCAGCAGACCGCCTACAAGCAGTATCCGGTCGCCGACGGCGGCCTGCCGGGCTGCGAGAGCCTGTCGCAGGACGTCATCAGCCTGCCGATGCACGCCTACCTGACCGAAGCCGACCAGGAGCGAATCATCGCCGCCGTGCGCGGCGCGATCGCGGGCTGA
- the murJ gene encoding murein biosynthesis integral membrane protein MurJ, producing MLGRIFTVGGYTLLSRLTGFARDIMLAAILGAGPVADAFFVALRLPNHFRAIFAEGAFNAAWVPAYAHVHGERGEGAAKLFADRIFTLLLASQVVLLIVAWLFMPQAMSILAPGFSEDAEQRKLAIELTRITFPYLLLITLVTLYGGMLNVMQRFASAAAASIFLNISMMMTLALAAWFPSAGHAAAWGVLISGFLQYFLLAGDLARHGGLPRFAPLKLDEDVRGFFKALGPATLGSMGTQVAMFADTIIATFLPAGALSALYYADRLYQLPIGVIGIAIGTVLLPEMSRRLTANDHDGAMRSQRRAFDYTLLFSVPFVAAFLTVPDAIMRALFAHGAFSRADAAAAGATLAAYAIALIPAVLIRSAVATFYARKDTATPVRASLTGIAVNVALKFALMGTLAQIGLALATAVGIWTNLLLVLFFAVRRGFLVLDRAWLLSLGKFLLTGLILAATFWLIARFSGSILGSMHFHDELTLVLLAVGGTIIYALAILALFGRRWLVSLVRG from the coding sequence ATGCTCGGACGCATCTTCACGGTTGGTGGTTACACGCTGCTCTCGCGGCTGACGGGATTTGCCCGCGACATCATGCTCGCGGCGATCCTCGGCGCCGGCCCCGTGGCCGACGCCTTTTTCGTGGCGCTGCGGCTGCCCAATCATTTCCGCGCGATCTTTGCCGAGGGCGCCTTCAACGCCGCCTGGGTGCCGGCCTATGCCCACGTCCATGGCGAGCGGGGGGAGGGGGCGGCAAAACTGTTCGCCGACCGCATCTTCACGCTGCTGCTGGCCTCGCAGGTGGTGCTACTGATCGTCGCGTGGCTGTTCATGCCGCAGGCCATGAGCATTCTGGCGCCCGGCTTCAGTGAGGACGCCGAGCAGCGCAAGCTCGCGATCGAGCTGACCCGGATCACCTTCCCCTATCTGCTGCTGATCACGCTGGTGACGCTCTACGGCGGCATGCTCAATGTGATGCAGCGTTTTGCCAGCGCCGCGGCGGCGTCGATCTTCCTCAACATCTCCATGATGATGACGCTGGCGCTAGCCGCATGGTTTCCCAGCGCAGGCCACGCCGCCGCCTGGGGCGTGCTGATCTCGGGCTTCCTGCAATATTTTCTGCTGGCGGGCGATCTCGCCCGCCATGGCGGCCTGCCGCGCTTTGCGCCGCTGAAGCTTGATGAGGACGTCCGCGGCTTCTTCAAAGCGCTTGGGCCGGCGACGCTGGGATCGATGGGCACGCAGGTGGCGATGTTCGCCGACACCATCATTGCGACCTTCCTGCCCGCTGGCGCGCTGTCGGCGCTCTATTATGCCGACCGGCTCTATCAGCTGCCGATCGGCGTGATCGGCATCGCCATTGGCACCGTGCTCCTGCCTGAGATGTCGCGCAGGCTGACGGCCAACGATCATGACGGTGCAATGAGGTCGCAGCGCCGTGCCTTCGATTACACACTGCTGTTCTCGGTCCCGTTCGTCGCGGCCTTCCTCACCGTGCCCGACGCGATCATGCGCGCGCTGTTTGCTCACGGAGCCTTCTCCAGGGCGGACGCGGCCGCCGCCGGAGCAACGCTCGCGGCCTATGCGATTGCCTTGATCCCGGCTGTGCTGATCCGCAGCGCGGTCGCAACTTTTTACGCGCGCAAGGACACGGCAACGCCGGTCCGCGCCTCGCTGACGGGCATTGCCGTCAACGTTGCGCTGAAATTCGCATTGATGGGGACGCTCGCGCAGATCGGCCTTGCACTCGCGACCGCCGTCGGGATCTGGACCAATCTGCTGCTGGTGCTCTTCTTCGCGGTGCGGCGCGGCTTTCTCGTGCTGGACCGCGCCTGGCTGTTGTCGCTCGGCAAATTCCTGCTGACCGGACTGATCCTCGCCGCCACGTTCTGGCTGATCGCGCGCTTCAGCGGTTCTATCCTGGGCTCGATGCACTTCCACGATGAACTGACGTTGGTCCTGCTCGCCGTCGGAGGCACGATCATCTACGCGCTCGCGATACTCGCGCTGTTCGGCCGCCGCTGGCTGGTCTCGCTCGTGCGCGGCTAG
- a CDS encoding helix-turn-helix transcriptional regulator: MPEAAITYTTLLWFPVHANVKPRLGSKGCSATNGYAMTRRAKKTASSPKKRSGVAPASPSLQGRAQDIALIDHQIERIDQGGSTLVISGEPGIGKSALLDVARHRASERGFTVLGMTGVLAEVHLPFAALEQALRPLMKGAEGLVPRQRSALLAAFGMHDDAGPPDIFLVALATLSLLSERATRKPLLLVADDAQWLDQATYEVLAFISRRLSSDPIVLVVAMRDDFKGSLGDASTQRLRLSGLDAADAEHLLDANAPGLPAELRSRFLKEASGNPLALVELPRGERAAGDTPWLPLTDRLERAFSNRLSDLPPIARLLLFVTAENDGTSLHEILSAAEAVLGERVGIDAMAPAVAAKLIEINGTEVRFRHPLVRSAMHQAADPATRQRIHAALAAVIHDQLDRQLWHRAAATIGPDDELAGEYDLMAARALRRGAVAMAIEVLESAARLSSTARARSDRLLRAAELAADLGQPELMERLLRQADIDEANQLALVRIAWCREISQPPAADHPAKILALIGFAAKAHAAGAIDLAGNLLWRAAQRCWWSSASDEFCKKVYDAATRLELPDTDPRLIAISAYVEPLRRGADVYLKLQGLAGTAPGDPTIARILGSTANVIGTFDIGVNFLAESSAVLRTQGRLSDLARVLFAQGWAEMEVGDWRGAMREAEESARLAEETGGLPWIAAATILKARLAGMQGNLEQSEAYAAQAEALALSIGASFLLAMLQIARGVSAIGAGRHWEAFEHLRRLFTPADPAFNFGLQFFGLADFVEAAVSSGNADEASRVLDEIERASAPTPVPWVGTMLQYGKAFLAAPDDAEPFFLQGLGLQGPGLQGSGPAAKKWPFLRARFLLAYGGWLRRQRRSANARAPLREARDMFDALGASPWSDRAREELRASGEASRRRTEQVWETLTPQELHIAQLAAEGLSNKEIGARLYLSHRTVGYHLHRIFSKAGITSRSGLRPVLASISRPAD; encoded by the coding sequence ATGCCGGAAGCAGCCATCACGTATACGACTCTCCTTTGGTTCCCGGTACATGCTAACGTTAAACCTCGACTGGGTTCGAAGGGGTGCAGTGCCACCAACGGTTATGCGATGACCAGACGGGCGAAAAAGACAGCCTCGTCGCCGAAAAAGCGCAGTGGTGTTGCCCCTGCGTCTCCAAGTTTGCAGGGTCGCGCGCAGGACATTGCGCTGATCGATCACCAGATCGAACGGATCGACCAGGGTGGATCCACGCTTGTGATCAGCGGTGAGCCCGGCATCGGAAAGTCTGCGCTCCTCGATGTGGCCCGACACAGGGCCAGTGAACGCGGCTTCACCGTCCTGGGCATGACCGGCGTCCTGGCCGAAGTCCATTTGCCGTTTGCAGCACTTGAACAGGCCTTGCGTCCGCTGATGAAAGGGGCCGAGGGCCTTGTCCCTCGCCAGCGATCGGCGTTGCTGGCCGCTTTTGGCATGCATGACGACGCGGGGCCGCCCGATATCTTCCTGGTTGCGCTCGCGACGCTGTCTCTTCTGAGCGAAAGGGCGACGCGCAAGCCTCTGCTGCTTGTTGCCGACGATGCCCAATGGCTGGATCAGGCGACCTATGAAGTGCTGGCCTTCATCTCGCGCAGATTGAGCTCGGACCCGATCGTTCTGGTGGTGGCCATGCGCGATGACTTCAAGGGTTCGCTTGGCGACGCCTCGACCCAGAGGCTGCGACTTTCAGGGCTTGACGCCGCCGATGCCGAGCATCTGCTCGATGCCAATGCGCCGGGCCTTCCTGCGGAGCTGCGCAGCCGCTTCCTTAAGGAAGCCTCGGGCAATCCACTGGCCCTTGTGGAGCTGCCTCGCGGAGAACGAGCCGCTGGAGATACTCCGTGGCTTCCGCTGACCGACCGGCTCGAGCGCGCCTTCTCCAATCGCTTATCCGACCTCCCGCCCATCGCGCGATTGCTGCTGTTCGTGACGGCAGAAAACGACGGGACATCACTCCACGAAATCCTTTCCGCCGCCGAAGCCGTGTTGGGCGAGCGCGTGGGGATCGATGCGATGGCACCCGCGGTCGCCGCCAAGCTGATCGAGATCAACGGAACGGAGGTGCGGTTTCGGCATCCGCTGGTTCGCTCCGCCATGCACCAGGCCGCCGACCCGGCAACTCGCCAAAGGATCCACGCCGCGCTTGCTGCCGTGATTCACGATCAGCTCGACCGCCAATTATGGCATCGTGCCGCAGCGACGATCGGACCTGACGACGAACTCGCCGGCGAATACGACCTGATGGCGGCGCGGGCGTTGCGGCGCGGCGCGGTTGCCATGGCGATCGAGGTCCTGGAAAGTGCGGCACGGCTGAGCAGCACGGCGAGAGCCAGAAGCGACCGGCTGTTGCGGGCGGCCGAGCTCGCGGCCGATCTGGGACAGCCGGAGCTCATGGAGCGGCTGCTGCGGCAGGCCGACATCGATGAAGCGAACCAATTGGCGCTGGTCCGGATTGCCTGGTGCCGCGAGATCAGCCAGCCTCCGGCGGCCGACCATCCCGCGAAGATTCTCGCCTTGATCGGGTTTGCTGCGAAAGCCCACGCCGCCGGCGCGATCGATCTCGCTGGCAATCTTCTTTGGCGCGCCGCGCAACGCTGCTGGTGGAGTAGCGCAAGCGATGAATTTTGCAAAAAAGTTTACGACGCGGCAACGCGGCTGGAATTGCCCGACACGGATCCCCGCCTGATCGCGATTTCCGCTTACGTCGAACCGCTGCGGCGCGGAGCTGATGTGTACCTCAAGCTGCAGGGGCTTGCGGGAACGGCGCCCGGCGATCCCACCATTGCGAGAATCCTTGGCAGCACCGCCAATGTCATCGGGACCTTCGACATCGGCGTGAACTTTCTCGCCGAGTCCAGTGCCGTGCTGCGCACGCAGGGACGGCTCAGCGATCTCGCCCGGGTGCTTTTCGCCCAAGGCTGGGCGGAAATGGAAGTCGGTGACTGGCGGGGCGCCATGAGGGAGGCCGAGGAATCCGCTCGCCTTGCCGAAGAGACCGGCGGGCTTCCGTGGATTGCCGCAGCCACGATCCTGAAAGCCAGGCTCGCAGGAATGCAAGGCAATCTGGAGCAATCCGAAGCCTATGCGGCGCAGGCGGAAGCCCTGGCCCTGTCCATCGGCGCGAGTTTCCTGCTGGCCATGTTGCAGATCGCACGAGGCGTATCCGCAATCGGCGCGGGCCGTCATTGGGAGGCCTTTGAGCATCTGCGACGCCTGTTCACGCCGGCCGATCCCGCTTTCAATTTCGGCCTTCAGTTCTTTGGCCTCGCGGATTTCGTGGAGGCCGCCGTGTCGTCCGGCAATGCGGACGAGGCGAGCCGCGTGCTTGATGAGATCGAGCGCGCCTCGGCTCCGACGCCGGTGCCGTGGGTCGGGACGATGCTGCAATATGGCAAGGCGTTCCTCGCTGCGCCTGATGATGCCGAACCGTTCTTCCTGCAAGGTCTTGGACTGCAAGGTCCTGGACTGCAAGGTTCTGGGCCGGCCGCGAAGAAATGGCCGTTCCTTCGTGCCCGATTTCTCCTGGCCTATGGCGGATGGCTGCGCCGCCAGCGCAGATCCGCCAATGCAAGGGCACCGTTGCGCGAGGCGCGCGACATGTTCGATGCGCTCGGCGCCTCACCCTGGAGCGATCGGGCCCGCGAGGAATTGCGTGCTTCGGGCGAAGCCAGCCGCCGGCGAACCGAGCAGGTGTGGGAGACGCTGACCCCGCAGGAGCTTCACATCGCGCAACTCGCCGCCGAAGGTCTCTCGAACAAGGAGATCGGCGCCAGACTGTATCTGTCCCACAGAACTGTCGGGTACCACCTGCACCGGATCTTTTCGAAGGCCGGAATCACCTCGCGGTCCGGGCTACGCCCCGTTCTCGCCAGCATCAGCCGCCCCGCGGACTGA
- a CDS encoding DUF1127 domain-containing protein, with translation MPPQQTNISSEIERDAVRLRLDLSIVLSLLRRYWYAFQERRQRPRGALQELSDRELMDIGLTRGEIGYITPERAIDTLRDRATDLWRRGVI, from the coding sequence ATGCCACCTCAACAGACGAACATCTCATCCGAGATTGAGCGCGATGCCGTGAGGCTTCGCCTCGACCTCTCCATCGTCTTGAGTCTGCTCAGGCGATATTGGTATGCGTTTCAGGAGCGGCGGCAGCGCCCACGGGGCGCCTTGCAGGAGCTGAGTGACAGGGAGCTGATGGATATCGGTTTGACGCGTGGCGAGATCGGCTACATCACGCCCGAGCGCGCTATCGACACACTGAGAGATCGCGCCACGGATCTTTGGAGGCGGGGCGTGATATAG